From a region of the Bradyrhizobium guangdongense genome:
- a CDS encoding nickel-dependent hydrogenase large subunit: MPSAVQTLDISPVGRVEGDLDVRVNIQDGVVVDAWTQAELFRGFEIILRDKDPQAGLVVTPRACGICGASHLTCAAWALDTAWQTEVPRNAILARNLGQLVESLQSLPRHHYGLFMIDYTHKNYSSSKYYKEAVRRYAPFTGANYEIGVTISGKPVEIYALLGGQWPHSSYMVPGGVMCAPTLTDVTRAWSILEYFRREWMEKIWLGCSLERYEQIKSYDDFMAWLDETPHHANSDLGMFWRMSIDCGMDKYGQGHGRFVSWGYLPHEDKYQKPTIEGRNAAVIMKSGVYDGRSDTFKLMDQNFTREDTAHAWYDEPGGLHPFDRKTVPTQKNAVDMGGKYSWATAVCHDESGRLEAGPLSRQLIAGGKHGESWQHYDPLVLDMYKKLGGASVMLRHFARMHEGVKLYRQAEHALREFRLNDPWYIKPNERDGRGWGATEAIRGALCHWIDVKDGKIKNYQIIAPTTWNVGPRAADGTRGPMEQALIGSPIKDPSDPVEVGHVCRSYDSCLVCTVHAHDAKTGEELARFRTA; the protein is encoded by the coding sequence ATGCCAAGCGCAGTGCAAACTCTGGACATTTCGCCGGTCGGCCGGGTCGAAGGCGATCTCGACGTGCGTGTCAACATCCAGGATGGGGTCGTGGTCGACGCCTGGACCCAAGCGGAGCTGTTTCGCGGTTTCGAAATCATTCTGCGTGACAAGGATCCCCAAGCCGGCCTCGTTGTCACACCGCGCGCCTGCGGCATTTGCGGCGCCTCGCATCTGACCTGCGCCGCATGGGCGCTCGATACGGCCTGGCAGACCGAGGTGCCACGCAACGCCATCCTGGCCCGAAATCTCGGCCAGCTCGTCGAGAGTCTGCAGAGCCTTCCGCGCCATCACTACGGGCTCTTCATGATCGACTACACTCACAAGAATTATTCGAGCTCGAAATATTATAAAGAGGCGGTGAGGCGCTACGCTCCCTTCACCGGCGCAAATTACGAAATCGGCGTGACGATTTCTGGCAAGCCCGTCGAAATCTATGCTCTGCTGGGCGGGCAATGGCCCCACTCGAGCTACATGGTACCGGGCGGGGTGATGTGTGCCCCGACGCTCACCGACGTGACGCGCGCCTGGTCGATCCTCGAGTATTTCCGCCGCGAATGGATGGAAAAGATATGGCTAGGCTGCTCGCTCGAGCGGTACGAACAAATCAAAAGCTATGACGATTTCATGGCCTGGCTTGATGAAACGCCGCACCACGCCAATTCTGATCTGGGCATGTTCTGGCGGATGAGCATCGATTGCGGCATGGACAAGTATGGTCAAGGTCACGGCCGCTTCGTGTCCTGGGGATACCTTCCCCACGAGGACAAGTATCAGAAACCGACGATCGAAGGCCGCAACGCCGCGGTCATCATGAAGAGCGGCGTCTACGATGGCCGTAGCGATACGTTCAAGCTCATGGACCAGAACTTTACGCGCGAAGACACAGCCCATGCTTGGTACGATGAGCCGGGTGGGCTGCATCCGTTTGACCGCAAGACTGTACCGACCCAGAAGAACGCCGTCGACATGGGTGGAAAGTATTCCTGGGCCACCGCCGTGTGTCACGATGAAAGCGGCCGGCTCGAAGCTGGGCCGCTATCGCGGCAGCTGATCGCAGGCGGCAAGCACGGCGAGAGCTGGCAACATTACGATCCGCTGGTCCTTGATATGTACAAGAAGCTGGGGGGCGCCAGCGTCATGCTCAGGCACTTCGCCCGCATGCACGAAGGTGTCAAGTTATACCGGCAAGCTGAACACGCGCTTCGTGAGTTTCGGCTGAACGACCCGTGGTATATCAAGCCCAACGAGCGCGACGGGCGCGGCTGGGGCGCCACAGAGGCAATCCGAGGAGCGCTGTGCCATTGGATCGACGTCAAGGACGGCAAGATCAAGAACTACCAGATCATTGCGCCGACTACCTGGAATGTTGGACCGCGGGCGGCGGACGGCACCCGAGGACCGATGGAGCAGGCCTTGATCGGCTCGCCTATCAAGGATCCGAGCGATCCCGTTGAAGTCGGCCATGTCTGCCGCTCCTATGATTCGTGCTTGGTTTGCACGGTCCACGCGCACGACGCAAAGACAGGAGAGGAACTGGCGCGCTTTAGAACAGCCTGA
- the hypF gene encoding carbamoyltransferase HypF: MSRLNLAAPQNPVEVVEIRFRGRVQGVGFRPAVWRHARELRLGGEVLNDGEGVLVRVQGERAIIDMLVDRIAGDPPPLSQIEAIEITAYAGVLRDDFAIVESAHGGAHTEISPDAALCADCARETTDPFARRFRYPFTNCTNCGPRLSIVDGIPYDRAKTAMSPFAMCADCAREYRDPSDRRFHAEPIACHACGPKAKLVRLDGRHFTFEQFSMLDDVDAACSLIQKGEIVAVKGLGGYQLACDATQADTVRRLRKLKQRDGKPFALMARDVDVIRRFCDLAEHELVALTSPAAPIVLLHANGPEHLPDEIAPGLRTLGFMLPTTPLHVLLLRRMDRPVVMTSGNLSSEPQVTGDTEMTERLAGIATFALTHDRRIANRVDDSVVRVVAGGPRLLRRARGYAPAPIALPRGFAKAPDLLAMGGELKATFCLLKDGAAILSQHQGDLEDVATFDDYRKNLSLYAALFEHEPTAVIADMHPEYLSSKLAREHLAGGTLPLMEVQHHHAHVAACLAENGYALDGRPVLGIVLDGLGWGEDATFWGGEFMLADYVGYTRAGTFKPIPMLGGVQAVREPWRNLYAHLMAEMSWAELTMNFAELELHSYLAAKPRALLDSMARNRINAPPASSCGRLFDAMAAALDVCRDAQSYEGEAAARLEAMVDEKTLADEDEALAYPLTIPNLAGTGLPYIEPLAMWHAVLGDLILKTPAPVMAARFHKGLAKSIAAMTRKLAGSPEDGERRFSTVALTGGCFQNRILFEEVVRRLEREQFTVLSHARVPSNDGGLALGQAVIGAAHLMKSNKDFREGKPSCVSVFPGGS, encoded by the coding sequence ATGAGCAGGCTCAACCTCGCCGCGCCGCAGAACCCTGTCGAGGTCGTTGAAATCCGGTTTCGCGGACGTGTGCAGGGCGTCGGCTTCCGGCCGGCGGTCTGGCGCCACGCGCGGGAACTGCGGCTTGGCGGCGAGGTGCTGAATGACGGAGAAGGCGTTCTGGTTCGCGTGCAGGGAGAACGGGCGATCATTGACATGCTCGTCGACCGCATCGCTGGCGATCCGCCGCCGCTGAGCCAGATCGAGGCAATCGAGATCACCGCCTATGCGGGCGTGCTGCGCGACGATTTTGCGATAGTCGAGAGCGCACATGGCGGGGCTCATACCGAGATTTCACCTGACGCGGCGCTCTGTGCCGATTGCGCGCGCGAAACCACCGATCCCTTTGCGCGCCGCTTCCGCTACCCCTTCACCAATTGCACCAATTGCGGGCCGCGGCTGAGCATCGTCGACGGCATCCCCTACGATCGCGCCAAGACCGCGATGTCGCCGTTTGCAATGTGCGCCGACTGCGCCCGCGAATACCGCGACCCTTCCGACCGGCGGTTTCACGCCGAACCGATCGCCTGCCATGCCTGCGGGCCCAAGGCGAAGCTGGTCAGGCTCGACGGGCGTCACTTTACCTTCGAGCAGTTTTCCATGCTTGACGATGTGGATGCGGCGTGCAGCCTGATCCAGAAGGGCGAAATCGTCGCCGTCAAAGGGCTCGGCGGCTACCAGCTCGCCTGTGACGCCACCCAGGCCGACACGGTCAGGAGGCTGCGCAAACTGAAACAGCGGGACGGCAAGCCGTTTGCCCTGATGGCCAGGGACGTTGACGTTATCCGCCGGTTCTGCGATCTCGCCGAACACGAGTTGGTCGCGTTGACAAGCCCGGCGGCCCCCATCGTGCTCCTGCATGCGAATGGGCCGGAGCACCTGCCTGACGAGATTGCACCGGGATTGCGGACGCTCGGTTTCATGCTGCCGACGACGCCGCTGCATGTCTTGCTGCTGCGGCGGATGGACCGGCCGGTCGTCATGACCAGCGGCAATTTGTCGAGCGAGCCGCAGGTGACGGGCGATACGGAGATGACGGAGCGCCTCGCGGGGATTGCGACGTTCGCGCTCACCCACGATCGGCGCATCGCCAACCGTGTCGACGATTCTGTGGTCCGGGTGGTGGCGGGCGGGCCGCGGCTCCTGCGTCGCGCCAGAGGATACGCACCGGCGCCGATCGCCCTGCCCAGGGGGTTCGCGAAAGCGCCCGATCTGCTCGCCATGGGCGGGGAGCTGAAGGCCACGTTCTGTTTGCTCAAGGACGGCGCTGCGATCCTGTCCCAGCATCAGGGCGACCTGGAGGATGTCGCGACATTCGACGATTACAGGAAGAACCTATCGCTCTATGCCGCGCTCTTCGAGCACGAGCCTACGGCAGTGATCGCCGACATGCACCCCGAATATCTGTCCTCCAAGCTCGCGCGCGAGCACCTGGCGGGCGGGACGCTGCCTTTGATGGAGGTGCAGCATCATCACGCCCATGTGGCGGCCTGTCTTGCCGAGAACGGATATGCGCTCGACGGCCGTCCGGTCCTCGGGATCGTTCTCGATGGTCTCGGATGGGGCGAGGACGCGACGTTCTGGGGCGGCGAGTTCATGCTCGCCGACTATGTCGGCTACACGCGGGCCGGTACGTTCAAGCCGATCCCGATGCTTGGCGGCGTCCAGGCCGTGCGCGAGCCCTGGCGCAATCTCTATGCGCATCTCATGGCGGAGATGAGCTGGGCCGAGCTGACAATGAATTTCGCCGAGCTCGAGCTCCATTCATATTTGGCGGCAAAGCCGCGCGCGCTGCTGGATTCGATGGCGCGCAACCGCATCAACGCTCCGCCAGCATCATCCTGCGGGCGCTTGTTCGACGCCATGGCCGCCGCCCTCGATGTCTGCCGGGACGCGCAGAGCTATGAGGGCGAGGCGGCGGCGCGGCTGGAAGCCATGGTCGACGAGAAAACTCTCGCCGATGAAGACGAGGCGCTGGCCTATCCGCTGACGATCCCCAATCTCGCCGGCACGGGTTTGCCCTATATCGAGCCGCTCGCGATGTGGCATGCGGTGCTGGGTGACCTGATCCTGAAGACACCGGCGCCGGTGATGGCTGCACGGTTCCACAAGGGGCTGGCCAAGTCCATCGCCGCCATGACACGCAAGCTCGCCGGCTCCCCCGAGGACGGCGAGCGACGCTTCTCGACCGTCGCGCTCACCGGCGGCTGCTTCCAGAACCGCATCCTATTCGAGGAGGTGGTGCGCCGGCTGGAGCGCGAGCAGTTCACTGTGCTGTCACATGCGCGCGTTCCGTCCAACGATGGCGGACTTGCTCTCGGCCAAGCCGTCATTGGAGCTGCGCATCTGATGAAATCAAACAAAGACTTCAGGGAAGGAAAGCCGTCATGTGTCTCGGTATTCCCGGGCGGATCGTAA
- a CDS encoding sigma-54 dependent transcriptional regulator, protein MRDLQTVLIIARSGPEWAAIADTLSDQYDYRVLSADSVENARASLADAQVDIALVEYGEGKGLKFLVDLRVSHPDVIRILALEAKTEIGQREMAPAGIYQLIRKPLDANQIGLMVERGLEARELARRHRLLTREFKFPANATGIHARPILPMQPESRRFEKLVYVSEKLHNLSELARKAAKTELPILIQGATGTGKELLARAIHYNSGRRDSPLLVQNCGGMSDELLQSELFGHKRGAFTGAVSDRLGLFRAADRGTVFLDEISEVSSSFQVSLLRFLQEGEVKPLGSDKIVTSNVRIIAASNRPLRALVAAGKFRQDLYFRLRGFELEVPSLSDRREDIPVLAEFFAAKHSEAMGRKILGISAAVLEKLSAYDFPGNVRELENEIRRMVSLTEEGEYVTTTHMSPAILAAPPRSRFKSAGGYELRGTTLKEKVECLEKQVVAEVLSRHRWNQSKAANELGLSRVGLSNKIKRYSLDEAE, encoded by the coding sequence ATGCGCGACCTGCAAACAGTGCTGATCATCGCGCGGAGCGGCCCTGAATGGGCTGCCATCGCAGACACCTTGTCAGACCAATACGACTACCGCGTTCTTTCCGCCGATTCGGTCGAAAATGCGAGGGCATCCCTGGCCGACGCCCAAGTAGACATTGCTCTCGTCGAGTATGGCGAAGGCAAAGGTCTGAAGTTCCTCGTTGATCTACGAGTATCTCATCCTGACGTGATCCGCATCCTGGCGCTCGAGGCCAAGACCGAGATCGGCCAACGGGAAATGGCGCCCGCCGGCATCTATCAGCTCATCCGTAAGCCGCTGGACGCCAACCAGATTGGACTTATGGTGGAGCGTGGCCTTGAGGCCCGTGAACTTGCCCGTCGACATCGCCTTCTTACACGAGAGTTCAAATTTCCAGCGAATGCCACAGGCATTCACGCAAGGCCCATTCTGCCGATGCAGCCGGAGAGCCGCCGTTTCGAAAAGCTCGTCTACGTCAGTGAAAAACTACACAACCTCAGCGAGCTCGCGCGAAAAGCAGCCAAAACGGAGCTGCCTATCTTGATTCAGGGGGCAACGGGGACGGGCAAAGAGCTTCTCGCTCGCGCCATTCATTACAACTCTGGCCGCCGCGACAGCCCGTTGCTGGTCCAAAACTGCGGGGGGATGTCCGATGAGCTCTTACAATCCGAGCTCTTTGGGCACAAGCGCGGCGCTTTTACGGGCGCTGTCTCAGACCGGCTGGGCCTTTTTCGCGCCGCGGACCGGGGAACGGTATTCCTCGATGAAATATCCGAGGTGTCTTCATCTTTTCAGGTGAGCCTGCTTCGTTTCCTGCAGGAGGGAGAGGTCAAGCCGCTCGGCTCCGACAAGATCGTCACCAGCAATGTCCGCATTATCGCTGCCTCCAACCGTCCTCTCCGCGCGTTGGTCGCCGCGGGCAAATTCCGACAGGATCTCTATTTCCGCCTGCGGGGATTCGAGCTGGAAGTTCCCTCGCTGAGTGATCGCCGAGAGGATATCCCGGTGCTAGCGGAGTTCTTTGCCGCCAAGCACAGCGAGGCGATGGGGCGCAAGATCCTTGGAATTTCTGCAGCCGTTCTCGAAAAGCTCTCCGCTTACGACTTTCCGGGAAACGTTCGAGAACTTGAGAACGAAATCCGCCGCATGGTGTCACTGACGGAGGAGGGGGAGTACGTCACCACCACGCACATGTCGCCCGCTATATTGGCGGCCCCGCCGCGCTCCCGCTTCAAGTCAGCCGGCGGGTACGAGCTGCGGGGCACCACCTTGAAAGAAAAGGTCGAATGCCTCGAAAAGCAAGTTGTCGCCGAAGTGCTGTCGCGGCATCGGTGGAATCAAAGCAAGGCTGCGAACGAACTTGGACTCTCGCGCGTTGGACTTTCCAACAAGATCAAGCGCTATAGCCTCGATGAGGCAGAGTGA
- a CDS encoding hydrogenase maturation protease has translation MIAVVACGNPNRSDDGAGLAVLGQLKDRGFGQNADIRLLDAGTDGMAAMFAARGCRTLIIVDACRSGSEPGAIFEVPGHELTKPYGGGLNLHDFRWEHALFAGKAIFRDAFPDDVIVFLIEAEQLDLGLSLSCRVSQAVMKVAARIEELLRTPQEAVPVG, from the coding sequence GTGATTGCCGTGGTTGCTTGTGGAAATCCAAATCGTTCCGACGACGGCGCCGGTCTTGCTGTTCTCGGGCAGCTCAAAGATCGGGGGTTCGGACAGAATGCTGACATTCGTCTGCTCGACGCTGGCACCGACGGGATGGCGGCGATGTTCGCTGCGCGGGGCTGCCGAACGCTGATTATCGTCGATGCCTGCAGATCCGGCTCCGAGCCGGGCGCAATCTTCGAGGTCCCAGGACACGAATTGACCAAACCTTATGGAGGTGGACTTAATCTGCACGACTTTCGCTGGGAGCACGCACTTTTCGCCGGAAAGGCGATATTTCGCGATGCGTTTCCCGACGATGTCATCGTATTTCTGATCGAGGCAGAGCAACTCGATCTTGGTCTGTCGCTATCTTGTCGTGTATCGCAGGCGGTCATGAAGGTCGCCGCTAGGATCGAAGAGTTGCTGCGAACGCCCCAGGAGGCCGTGCCGGTGGGCTGA
- a CDS encoding NifU family protein gives MNAHESTPTLREDLAGFVGDIERLETVVATWDETQRGVVSAYKIAIEALNAEAFRRLIRALKADPAALAAMKSAASDELVYAVLRRYNLLRAALNERVEQALESVRPMLKSHGGDVELVSVRPPAVEVRFKGACDGCPASALTFHAGVKKALQDVCPEITDVIQVKGLAAASEGGVRFISPFALNAEGQWIPAGAWADFPEGLVRAMELGGRKIILSRSGESISCFENACAHLGLPIHDGEVQGGIITCPYHGFRYDLASGECLTAPEVQLQPHAVRIIGTRVEVRITA, from the coding sequence ATGAACGCTCACGAATCGACACCAACACTTCGGGAGGATCTCGCCGGCTTTGTCGGCGATATCGAGCGGTTGGAAACGGTCGTGGCGACCTGGGATGAAACGCAGCGGGGCGTCGTTTCCGCCTACAAGATCGCGATCGAAGCGCTCAATGCGGAAGCGTTCCGGCGCCTGATACGTGCCTTGAAGGCCGATCCCGCCGCGCTGGCCGCCATGAAGAGCGCAGCTTCGGACGAGCTCGTCTACGCGGTGCTGCGGCGCTACAACCTCTTGAGGGCGGCCCTCAACGAGCGGGTCGAGCAGGCACTCGAAAGCGTCCGGCCGATGCTGAAATCGCATGGTGGGGATGTCGAACTCGTCTCGGTTCGCCCGCCGGCAGTGGAGGTTCGGTTCAAGGGAGCCTGCGACGGCTGTCCCGCCTCGGCGCTGACATTCCATGCCGGCGTGAAGAAGGCGCTTCAGGATGTCTGCCCCGAGATCACCGACGTTATTCAGGTCAAGGGGCTGGCCGCGGCGAGCGAAGGCGGCGTTCGGTTCATCAGCCCCTTCGCGCTGAATGCGGAAGGACAGTGGATACCGGCGGGAGCTTGGGCGGATTTTCCGGAGGGCTTGGTCCGCGCGATGGAATTGGGCGGACGCAAGATCATCCTGTCACGTAGTGGGGAATCGATCTCCTGTTTCGAGAATGCCTGCGCGCATCTCGGCCTTCCGATCCATGATGGCGAGGTGCAGGGCGGCATCATCACCTGTCCCTATCATGGGTTCAGATACGACCTCGCCAGTGGCGAATGCCTGACCGCGCCTGAGGTGCAACTGCAGCCGCACGCGGTCAGGATCATCGGAACCAGGGTTGAAGTGAGGATAACGGCATAG
- a CDS encoding D-sedoheptulose-7-phosphate isomerase → MSGNSDLKELYPFLHGGQQEPARLDAALLLSVEEKARDSRDTNARFFAENAAVLIAAAKTVADVYRNGGRLFSMGNGGSSCDASHVAVEFVHPITAGRPALAATNLVADLAMISAVGNDLGFDHVFVRQIVAQGRKGDALIGISTSGNSSNLMAAFAKAKEMGLVTIGLAGGDGGKMKTAGVVDHCLVVPTTSIHRTQECHVTAYHILWDLVHTLLADDRGSARTKGAVA, encoded by the coding sequence ATGTCAGGCAACAGCGACCTGAAGGAACTTTATCCGTTTCTGCATGGCGGACAGCAGGAGCCGGCGCGGCTGGATGCCGCCCTCCTGCTCTCGGTCGAAGAGAAGGCACGCGATTCGCGCGACACCAATGCGCGCTTCTTTGCCGAGAACGCCGCGGTGCTGATCGCCGCGGCGAAAACGGTCGCGGATGTCTATCGCAACGGCGGACGGCTATTCTCGATGGGCAATGGCGGCTCGAGCTGCGACGCCTCGCATGTCGCCGTGGAGTTCGTCCACCCGATCACGGCGGGCAGGCCCGCACTGGCCGCAACCAACCTCGTCGCCGATCTGGCGATGATCTCGGCGGTCGGAAACGACCTCGGTTTCGATCACGTCTTCGTCCGCCAGATCGTGGCCCAGGGGCGGAAAGGCGATGCGCTCATTGGCATCTCCACCAGCGGCAATTCGTCGAACCTGATGGCCGCCTTTGCCAAGGCGAAGGAGATGGGCCTCGTGACCATTGGGCTTGCGGGCGGCGACGGCGGAAAGATGAAAACCGCGGGTGTCGTCGACCATTGCCTGGTCGTCCCGACGACGTCGATCCATCGCACCCAGGAGTGCCATGTAACCGCCTACCACATCCTCTGGGATCTCGTTCACACGCTCTTGGCTGACGACCGGGGATCGGCGCGAACGAAGGGAGCCGTGGCATGA
- a CDS encoding NHL repeat-containing protein yields the protein MRDNHVPRRFLSPAGARVILGGEVTPDGLVQSIVPSAQTLFGPRGVCLDKNGPMFVCDSGHHRLLIWSRCPSSDQAPADILIGQSDFSREGRNAKRDIGPDTLNFPTGVAAADGILAVADAWNHRILIWNRYPSASNQPADVVLGQADFVSGLANRGRAVSRSDTLNWCYGVAIFQGRLIVCDTGNRRVLIWNGIPTANGTPADLVLGQRDFVTRDDNAGGDVCATSMRWPHGIACHDGALAISDAGNNRVMVWRHFPTVSGTPCDFVLGQDDFAGVDHNRSSYDPSSSAMSMPYGLVIWDGQLVVCDTANSRLLGFHLQDLAMDAPATGLAAQNGFADKGDNRWRAASRDSLCWPYAASAVGRTLAIADTGNNRILIWDKTP from the coding sequence ATGCGCGACAACCACGTGCCACGCCGGTTTCTCTCGCCGGCCGGCGCCCGCGTGATTCTGGGTGGAGAGGTCACGCCGGACGGACTTGTGCAATCGATCGTTCCGTCGGCCCAGACGTTGTTCGGCCCGCGTGGGGTGTGTCTCGACAAGAACGGGCCCATGTTCGTCTGCGACAGTGGCCATCATCGGCTGCTGATCTGGAGCCGCTGTCCGTCCTCCGATCAAGCGCCCGCCGATATTCTGATCGGTCAATCCGACTTCTCGCGCGAGGGCCGCAACGCCAAGCGCGACATCGGCCCCGACACGCTCAACTTCCCGACCGGCGTCGCTGCCGCAGACGGCATCCTGGCCGTGGCGGATGCATGGAATCACCGGATCCTGATCTGGAATCGCTATCCATCCGCCTCGAACCAGCCCGCCGATGTGGTTCTAGGTCAGGCGGACTTCGTCTCAGGCCTAGCCAATCGCGGAAGAGCGGTGTCTCGCTCCGACACACTGAATTGGTGCTACGGGGTCGCGATCTTCCAGGGCAGGCTGATCGTCTGCGACACCGGAAATCGCCGCGTTCTGATCTGGAACGGCATTCCGACCGCCAACGGCACGCCGGCCGATCTGGTCCTCGGCCAAAGAGACTTCGTCACCCGTGATGACAATGCCGGCGGCGACGTCTGTGCCACCAGCATGCGGTGGCCGCACGGCATCGCCTGCCATGACGGCGCACTCGCGATCTCGGACGCGGGCAACAATCGCGTCATGGTATGGCGCCATTTCCCCACCGTCAGCGGGACGCCGTGCGATTTCGTGCTGGGCCAGGACGATTTCGCGGGCGTCGATCACAATCGCAGCTCGTACGATCCATCCTCGAGCGCGATGAGCATGCCCTATGGTCTCGTCATCTGGGATGGCCAGCTCGTGGTCTGCGATACCGCAAATTCGCGGCTGCTTGGCTTCCATCTCCAGGACCTCGCCATGGATGCGCCGGCCACAGGGCTGGCGGCCCAGAACGGCTTTGCCGACAAAGGTGACAATCGCTGGCGCGCGGCAAGTCGCGACAGCCTGTGCTGGCCTTATGCTGCTTCGGCAGTCGGTCGGACTCTGGCGATCGCCGACACCGGCAACAACCGGATCCTGATCTGGGACAAAACACCATGA
- a CDS encoding hydrogenase: MTNLLWLQGGACSGNTMSFLNAEEPSACDLVTDFGINVLWHPSLGLELGENLKKLLNALTSGQMPLDIFVFEGTVVNAPNGTGEWNRFAGRPMKDWVTDLAKVAGYTVAIGDCATYGGIPATAPNPSESQGLQFLKRQQGGYLGTSYRSKAGLPVINIPGCPAHPDWITQIVVAVATGRGAELSLDEFQRPKTFFTSFTQTGCTRNMHFAYKVSATEYGQRKGCLFYDLGCRGPMTHSPCNRILWNRQSSKTRAGMPCMGCTEPEFPFFELAPGTVFKTQTLMGVPKDLPSGVDKAGYVKLTAAAKAASPAWAEEDIFVV; this comes from the coding sequence ATGACTAATCTTCTTTGGCTCCAGGGGGGAGCGTGCTCCGGCAACACGATGTCGTTTCTCAATGCCGAGGAGCCAAGCGCCTGTGATCTCGTCACAGATTTCGGCATCAACGTCCTATGGCACCCATCGCTCGGCCTTGAGCTCGGCGAGAATCTGAAGAAGCTTCTCAACGCGCTGACATCAGGACAGATGCCGCTCGATATTTTCGTGTTCGAGGGCACGGTGGTCAACGCGCCGAATGGCACTGGCGAATGGAATCGCTTTGCGGGCCGCCCGATGAAAGATTGGGTCACCGATCTTGCCAAGGTCGCCGGCTATACTGTCGCGATTGGCGACTGTGCAACATATGGCGGTATTCCCGCGACTGCTCCCAATCCGTCAGAAAGCCAAGGACTACAATTTCTCAAACGTCAGCAAGGTGGCTATCTCGGCACAAGCTACCGATCAAAGGCAGGCTTGCCCGTCATCAACATACCGGGATGCCCAGCCCATCCGGATTGGATCACGCAAATTGTCGTCGCGGTGGCGACCGGCAGAGGTGCTGAACTCTCGCTCGACGAGTTTCAACGCCCAAAGACGTTTTTCACGAGCTTCACCCAGACCGGCTGTACGCGGAACATGCATTTTGCCTATAAGGTCTCAGCCACGGAATATGGCCAGCGAAAGGGGTGCCTGTTCTACGATCTCGGCTGCCGTGGACCGATGACGCATTCACCCTGCAACCGCATTCTCTGGAATCGGCAATCGTCGAAGACCCGAGCAGGCATGCCGTGCATGGGCTGTACCGAGCCGGAATTTCCGTTCTTTGAGCTGGCCCCCGGGACGGTATTCAAGACCCAGACTCTGATGGGCGTGCCCAAGGATCTGCCGTCCGGCGTTGACAAAGCCGGTTACGTCAAGCTGACCGCGGCCGCGAAAGCCGCCTCACCAGCATGGGCCGAGGAAGACATCTTCGTCGTCTGA
- a CDS encoding HypC/HybG/HupF family hydrogenase formation chaperone: MCLGIPGRIVRIDDEARKLATVDVSGVKRQVNIACIVSEDHPPSACLGDWVLVHVGFAMSRIDEEEAAQTLKILTELGEAQAEIEAMKRSAAEPGG, encoded by the coding sequence ATGTGTCTCGGTATTCCCGGGCGGATCGTAAGGATCGACGACGAAGCGAGAAAGCTTGCGACCGTCGACGTCAGCGGCGTCAAGCGGCAGGTCAACATCGCCTGCATCGTCAGCGAGGATCATCCGCCGTCGGCCTGCCTCGGCGACTGGGTGCTCGTCCATGTCGGATTCGCGATGAGCCGGATCGACGAGGAAGAAGCCGCGCAAACGCTCAAGATTCTCACAGAACTGGGTGAAGCACAGGCTGAAATCGAAGCCATGAAGCGTTCGGCAGCTGAGCCGGGAGGGTAG